TGTTGGCGACAATTAACAGCAGGCTTTTTGAGGAACGTTTAAACAGATAACTGATTTTATTGAATGATTGGAGTATGAAGCAGTGGAGTATCTTACTTGTATTTCTCTCTTTGAGTCTGTCATTATCAGCTCAACAAGGTTATGAGAAGGACGTATTTGTCTCTTCCACAGGAGATTCTTTGCCTTACCGGATGATTCGCCCCGAGTCAATGAAGGCGGGGAAGAAATATCCGCTGGTCCTGTTCCTGCATGGAGCCGGTGAGCGTGGAAATGACAATGAAAGACAACTGACGCATGGCGGACAGATGTTTCTGAATCCTGTCAACAGAGAGAAATATCCGGCTTTCGTACTTGTTCCTCAATGTCCGGCAGGTAGCTACTGGGCTTATACGGAACGTCCGAAATCACTGTTTCCGGCAGATATGCCTGCAGGACAGGAGATGAGTTCTCTTACCCGGACTCTCAAACAATTGCTGGATACTTATCTGGCCATGCCCGAAGTCGATAAAAAACGGATATATATTGTCGGATTGTCAATGGGAGCGATGGGGACGTATGATTTGGTGGTCCGTTATCCGGAGATTTTTGCGGCTGCCGTTCCCATTTGCGGATCGGTGAATCCGGACCGTTTGCCGGCTGCCAAAGAAGTGAAGTTCCGTATATTTCATGGGGATGCCGATGATGTGGTAACAGTTGAAGGGTCGCGTGAAGCGTACAAAGCACTGAAAGCTGCCGGAGCAAAGGTGGAATATATCGAATTCCCCGGTTGCAATCATGGCAGCTGGAATCCTGCATTCAATTATCCGGGCTTCATGGAGTGGCTGTTCAAACAAAAGAAATAATATTATTCATTGATAATAAAGAGATCTAAATAAACATGGCAGAACTAAAGTCATTGGCAAAGGACACTGCGATTTATGGTGCCAGCAGTATTATTGGTAAGTTTCTGAACTATTTTCTGGTACCGATTTATACTTTTTCACTTCCTGCTGCTTCCGGAGGATATGGAGTGATCACCAAGATGTATGCTATTGTGGCGTTATTGCTCGTGGTGCTAACCTTCGGAATGGAAACCGGCTTTTTCCGTTTTGCCAATAAAGGAGATGACGATCCGAAGAAGGTATATTCTGTTTCGTTATTGATGGTAGGGGGCGTATCGCTCCTGTTTTTGCTGTTGTGTCTGGTCTTCCTCAATCCTATTGCAGGGCTGATGGGGTATAGTGAACATCCATGGTATCTGGGCATGATGCTGATTGTACTGGCTATGGATGCCATTCAGGCTATTCCGTTTGCTTATCTTCGTTATAAGAAACGTCCTATCAAGTTTGCCGGACTGAAACTCTTATTTATATTTGTCAGTATCTTGCTGAATATCCTTTATTTTGTTGTCATGAAAGGCGATGACGTAGGGGTAGCCTTTCTTATTAATCTGATCTGTTCTTTTGTTGTAATGCTCGGGCTGATACCTGAATTCCGTGAATTCCGCTATTGTCCTGACCGTTTGCTGATGAAGCGGATGTTATATTATTCATTCCCTATTCTGATATTAGGGGTGGCAGGCATTGTGAATCAGGTTGGAGACAAGATTATTTTTCCTTTTGTCTACCCCGATAAGGTGGAAGCGGATGTACAGTTGGGTATTTACAGTGCAGCTACTAAAATAGCCATGATAATGGCAATGATCACGCAGGCTTTTCGCTTCGCATACGAGCCTTTTGTCTTTGGCAAAAGTAAGGATAAGGATAATAAACGAATCTATGCGCAGGCAATGAAGTTCTTTATCATCTTTACGCTGCTGGCATTCCTGGCAGTCATGTTTTATCTGGACATTTTACGTTATATCATAGCAGAAGACTATTGGGAGGGACTCAGGGTAGTTCCCATCGTGATGATTGCGGAGATGTTTATGGGGATTTATTTTAATCTCTCGTTTTGGTATAAACTGACGGATGACACCAGATGGGGGGCATATTTCTCCATTATAGCCTGTCTGACTGTTGTTCTGATGAATATCTTCCTGATTCCTGTATATGGGTATGTAGCTTGCGCATGGGCGGGTTTTACCGGATATGCCATAGCTATGTTGCTTTCTTATTTTGTCGGTCAGAAGAAATATCCTATTGCTTATGATTTGCGTGGAATAGGTTGTTATGTAGGCTTAGCTATTATTCTGTATCTGATTGGTGAATGGATACCGATTCATAATACAGTCTTGCTTCTTGCATTCCGCACAGTCCTTCTGCTACTATTTATTGCTTATATTATCAAACGGGACCTGCCTCTGAGTCAGATTCCTGTTATTAACCGGATTATAAAAAAGAAATGACTATGAAGACAGATGAACGGAATAAGTTTGCGATCAAGTCGTTCTTGGGTGAATACCTGGACTTGAAAAAGGATAAAGACAATGAAATGGAAACCGTTGACTCTATCCGAAAAGGAGTAGAATTCAAAGGAGCCAATTTGTGGATTCTTATTTTTGCCATCTTTATGGCTTCACTGGGCTTAAATGTCAACTCTACGGCAGTGATTATCGGTGCCATGTTGATTTCACCGTTGATGGGACCTATCATGGGTGTCGGGCTTTCTGTCGGTTTGAATGATTTCGAACTGATGAAACGTTCTTTGAAGAGCTTCCTCATCACGACTGCTTTCAGTGTGACGACGGCAACCATCTTCTTTCTTTTCACTCCTATTGCCGAAGCACAATCGGAGCTGTTGGCGCGTACTTCGCCTACGATTTATGACGTATTCATCGCACTTTTCGGTGGTTTGGCGGGAGTTGTCGCCCTGTCTACCAAAGAGAAGGGAAATGTGATTCCGGGAGTTGCCATTGCTACGGCGTTGATGCCTCCCCTTTGTACGGCAGGTTATGGTCTGGCATCGGGCAATCTGGTTTACTTTCTGGGTGCATTCTACCTCTACTTTATCAACTCCGTATTTATCAGTCTGGCTACCTTCATCGGTGTGCGGGTGATGCACTTCCAGCGTAAGGAATTTGTGGATAAGGCACGCGAGAAGATGGTGCGTAAATACATCATTCTGATTGTTGTGCTGACGATGTGCCCGGCTGTTTATCTGACGTTCGGCATCATTAAAAGTACTTTTTATGAGACGGCAGCCAATCGGTTTATCAATGAGCAGTTGAACTTTGAGAATACGCAGGTACTTGATAAGAAGATCAGTTATGAGCATAAAGACATCCGCGTGGTTCTGATCGGTCCCGAAGTTCCGGATGCTTCGATATCCATTGCCCGTAGCAAACTGAAAGAATACAAGCTGGAAGAAACAAAGCTGACCGTACTGCAAGGGATGAATAATGAGGCGGTAGATGTCTCTTCCATTCGTGCCATGGTGATGGAGGACTTTTATAAAAACAGCGAACAACGCCTGCAGGAACAGCAGAAAAAGATAACCCGACTGGAAGAAAACCTCGCTCAATATAAAGAGTACGATACGATGGGGCGTACTCTGGTGCCCGAATTGAAGGTGCTTTATCCTTCCATCACTTCGCTTTCTATCGCTCACTCGCTGGAAACACGGGTAGACTCGATGAAAACGGATACGGTGACACTGGCTGTTTTGAAATTTGGCAAACATCCGTCAGTTGCCGAGAAGGAGAAAATCAGCGCATGGCTGAAAGCACGGGTGGGAGCGAAGAAGTTGAGGCTCATTACCGAATAATGGCTCCCGGATTGATCATAGAATATATAAATCTAAAAATAATAGCATGAAACTCAGACTAACCGCAATGATTCTCCTCTCCCTTTGCCTGTCACAGGCATTTGCTGACGAGGGAATGTGGCTATTGGGGAACCTTCGCAAGAACAAACAGGCGGAACGGGTGATGAAGGAACTCGGTTTGCAGATGCCTGTAAATAAACTGTATAATCCGAAGAAGCCGGCTTTGGCAAATGCCGTTGTCAGTTTCGGTGGATTTTGTTCGGGAGTGGTGGTTTCCGAAGATGGTCTGGTATTTACCAATCATCACTGTGGTTTCAGCAGTATCCAGCAGCATTCTTCCGTAGAACATGATTATCTGAAGGATGGTTTTGTAGCCCGCAATCTTGGTGAAGAACTGCCGAATCCCGAATTATATGTCCGTTTCCTTCTTCGTACGGAGGATGTGACCAAGCGTGTGCTCTCGGCTGCCAAACATGCTCATACGGAAAGCGAACGTCGCGTAGTTGTCGACTCTGTCATGAATGTAATCGGCATGGAAGTATCAGAGAAGGACTCTACGTTGACGGGAATTGTCGATGCGTATTACGCCGGAAACGAGTTCTGGCTTTCTGTCTACCGCGATTATAATGATGTCCGGCTGGTTTTTGCTCCTCCTTCTTCAGTCGGCAAGTTCGGGTGGGACACGGACAACTGGATGTGGCCTCGCCATACAGGTGACTTCAGCGTTTTCCGTATTTATGCCAACAAACAGAACGGACCGGCGGATTATTCGCCAGAAAACGTCCCTTATCATCCGGAATACGTAGCTCCTATTTCGTTGGATGGATACAAGGAAGGCTCTTTCTGTATGACTCTCGGCTATCCGGGCAGTACGGAGCGCTATCTCTCTTCGTATGGGATCGAAGAAATGATGAACGGCATTAATCAGGCCATGATCGATGTGCGCGGGGTAAAACAGGCTATTTGGAAGCGGGAAATGGATCGCCATCCGGATATCCGTATCAAGTATGCTTCTAAATACGATGAAAGTTCCAACTACTGGAAAAACAGCATAGGAATGAATAAAGCCATCCGGCACCTGAAAGTGCTGGAAAAGAAGCGCGCAGCAGAAGCAGCCCTCCGGGACTGGATTCAGTCTCATCCGGAAGAAAGGGAGAAACTGATTCGTCTGTTCTCTTCTCTGGAACTGAATTATAATAATCGTAGGGAAACAAACCGTACCCTTGCTTATTTCGGGGAGTCGTTCATTAATGGTCCCGAATTGGTTCAATTGGCACTCGAAATACTGAATTTCGATTTTGAGGCCGAAGAGAAGTTGGTCGTTACCCGCATGAAAAAGTTACTGGAGAAATACGATAACCTGAATCTGTCTATTGATAAGGAAGTATTTGCGGCCATGCTCAAAGAATACCGGTCCAAAGTGGATAAGAAATACCTTCCGGCGATGTATCTGCAAATAGACACCTTGTATAACGGAAATGTCCAGACTTATGTAGACTCTTTGTATGCTACCTCTCAAATCACTTCTCCGAAGGGTCTGAAGCGCTTCCTTGAACGTGACACGACCTATAATCTCATCGAGGACCCTGCCATTTCTTTAAGCCTCGACCTAATAGTGAAATACTATGAGATGAATCAGAGCGTCTCAGAGGCTTCCGAACAGATAGAGCAGGATGAACGCCTGTTCAATGCCGCTATGCGTCGTATGTATGCCGACCGTAACTTCTATCCTGATGCCAATTCCACCATGCGCCTTAGTTTTGGTACAGTCTGTGGATATTCTCCTTTTGACGGGGCTACCTTCAGTTATTATACGACGGTAAAAGGCATTTTCGAGAAAGTAAAGGAACATGCAGGCGATATAGACTTTGCAGTTCAACCGGATCTTCTGGCTTTACTCTCTTCCGGTGATTTCGGCAGATATGCCGATGAAAAGGGAGATATGAACGTTTGTTTTATCTCGAATAATGATATTACGGGAGGAAATTCCGGCAGTGCCATGTTCAATGCGAAAGGGGAATTGCTTGGCCTTGCTTTTGACGGCAATTGGGAAGCGATGAGCAGTGACATTGTCTTTGAACCGGATTTGCAGCGTTGTATCGGAGTAGATGTGCGCTACATGCTTTTCATTATGGAAAAGTATGGAAAGGCTGCTAACCTTATCGAGGAACTGAAATTAACCCGCTGAAACGGAAAAACAATTTTATAGGAAGGCTGCTCTTATCGTTTCAGTATAATTACCATTACAGCAACGATAATCAGTGCAATGCCTACGCCAATACTTGTGGTGAATGCTTCTCCAAAGAGGAAGATGCCTACACATACGGCAGTTACCGGCTCCATAGCTCCCAATACAGAGGTGAGTGTGGAGCCGATGCTTTTTACTGCTCTGACCAGTGCAAGATTGGAAACGACGGTCGGGATTAATGCCAGCAAGATTAGATTTCCGGCAGTATGCCATTCTCTGATAGGCTGAAGATGGCTGATACTGCTGGTTCCGATAAGGAGAAAGATTCCTCCGAAAAGAAAGACATAGAAAGTGAGCAGTAATCCTTTCATCCGGCCGATCTTTAACTGGCTCATTGTGACAAGGTACAGTGCATATCCCAATGCTGATAAAAGAACGATGAAAAGGCCGAAAAATGAGAAACTTCCTGTCTCTGTATTTCCACCGGATAAGAAGTAGACACCTATCACGGCAGAGGCGATGGCGGCTATCCGCCAACCGGACTTTTTTTCTTTGAAGAATAGCATCATGACCAGGGTAGTCAGTACCGGATACATGAAGTGAATAGTGGTGGCTACACCGCTTGCCATAAACTTATATCCCCAGAACAGGAAGACGGCAGACATCAGATAAAGTATCGCAAGCAGGAGCAGGGAAGGAATGTCCCGTCTGCTGATTCGAAAGGATTGCCCGTTGATCAGTAGAATCCCGCCTAATGCCATACACGCAAACAGGAAGCGATAGAAGAGTATCGATTCGAATTGCATGCCCGCCTGCATGGCAGGAATGGTGAATAGGGGGATAAGCCCAAAAGAGGCCGACGAAAGCAGACCGTACAGGAAACCGTTGACTTTATTCATAGTTAAGTATATATTCGGAGTGCAAAGATACTCATAATAGATAAGATGATATTATGTTTGAATTATAAAATAGAGATTACGTCCGAAACGTATGAAGCTGTCTCTGTTTTCTTGTTGAGTATATCGAATTTTTCGCTAAAACATGTGTTTAGGGTTGAAATAAACAGATATTGCTAAATTATGAACAGATATTTTCTCTGGTAGTGTTTCTTTTTTCTGACCTTTGGTGTGTCCAGAGTACAAACCTGTAAATATTTGAATTGACAACAAAACTATGATACATATGAAAAACAGATTAGTTGGCTTATTAGTGTTCGCGTTGGTTGCTTTTAACTTATATGCGCAGTCTGATCAAAGTAAAAAGGGACTTCTTACTTTTACCGGTACGCGTATTATTTCCTTTGATCCAATGCGGGAAATGCCTAAGATGGCTTGGTATAGTGAAAATCAAGATATTCGGGTAGATGAAGAAGTGCTCTTTAATAATCAGTCGTCATTGTTGATTCCGTCTGTACGGGGAAAGAAAACAGAAGCTTATTTCGGCATGAATAACCGCGATATTACAGGTAAGACGATTGTGTTTAAAGGCAAATACAAATATCAGCAGGCAAATAATGCCAAAGTGAGTTTCGCAATTAAACTGGACACTCACCTTCAAAGAATAGACGAGAAGGCTATTGATTTTGAATGTAACGGCAGTCAGGACTGGAAAGACTTTTATGTGGAAATGCCGTTTACACGTTCCAAGAAATTTTTCTTTCGAATACTCTGTGACGGGGAGGCCAGGCTTTGGGTGAACGACTGCCAGGTGCTGATAGATGGACAGTCACTTGATTTAATCAAGAATCCGGATGTTGAAGTAGACAAGGATCTGGAGTTCGCAGGAAATTCAGGAATATCACTTGGAGACGTTGACGGGCAAACATTGGAAAA
This sequence is a window from Bacteroides thetaiotaomicron VPI-5482. Protein-coding genes within it:
- a CDS encoding lipopolysaccharide biosynthesis protein, with the protein product MAELKSLAKDTAIYGASSIIGKFLNYFLVPIYTFSLPAASGGYGVITKMYAIVALLLVVLTFGMETGFFRFANKGDDDPKKVYSVSLLMVGGVSLLFLLLCLVFLNPIAGLMGYSEHPWYLGMMLIVLAMDAIQAIPFAYLRYKKRPIKFAGLKLLFIFVSILLNILYFVVMKGDDVGVAFLINLICSFVVMLGLIPEFREFRYCPDRLLMKRMLYYSFPILILGVAGIVNQVGDKIIFPFVYPDKVEADVQLGIYSAATKIAMIMAMITQAFRFAYEPFVFGKSKDKDNKRIYAQAMKFFIIFTLLAFLAVMFYLDILRYIIAEDYWEGLRVVPIVMIAEMFMGIYFNLSFWYKLTDDTRWGAYFSIIACLTVVLMNIFLIPVYGYVACAWAGFTGYAIAMLLSYFVGQKKYPIAYDLRGIGCYVGLAIILYLIGEWIPIHNTVLLLAFRTVLLLLFIAYIIKRDLPLSQIPVINRIIKKK
- a CDS encoding DMT family transporter, encoding MNKVNGFLYGLLSSASFGLIPLFTIPAMQAGMQFESILFYRFLFACMALGGILLINGQSFRISRRDIPSLLLLAILYLMSAVFLFWGYKFMASGVATTIHFMYPVLTTLVMMLFFKEKKSGWRIAAIASAVIGVYFLSGGNTETGSFSFFGLFIVLLSALGYALYLVTMSQLKIGRMKGLLLTFYVFLFGGIFLLIGTSSISHLQPIREWHTAGNLILLALIPTVVSNLALVRAVKSIGSTLTSVLGAMEPVTAVCVGIFLFGEAFTTSIGVGIALIIVAVMVIILKR
- a CDS encoding TIGR00341 family protein, whose translation is MKTDERNKFAIKSFLGEYLDLKKDKDNEMETVDSIRKGVEFKGANLWILIFAIFMASLGLNVNSTAVIIGAMLISPLMGPIMGVGLSVGLNDFELMKRSLKSFLITTAFSVTTATIFFLFTPIAEAQSELLARTSPTIYDVFIALFGGLAGVVALSTKEKGNVIPGVAIATALMPPLCTAGYGLASGNLVYFLGAFYLYFINSVFISLATFIGVRVMHFQRKEFVDKAREKMVRKYIILIVVLTMCPAVYLTFGIIKSTFYETAANRFINEQLNFENTQVLDKKISYEHKDIRVVLIGPEVPDASISIARSKLKEYKLEETKLTVLQGMNNEAVDVSSIRAMVMEDFYKNSEQRLQEQQKKITRLEENLAQYKEYDTMGRTLVPELKVLYPSITSLSIAHSLETRVDSMKTDTVTLAVLKFGKHPSVAEKEKISAWLKARVGAKKLRLITE
- a CDS encoding S46 family peptidase, with amino-acid sequence MKLRLTAMILLSLCLSQAFADEGMWLLGNLRKNKQAERVMKELGLQMPVNKLYNPKKPALANAVVSFGGFCSGVVVSEDGLVFTNHHCGFSSIQQHSSVEHDYLKDGFVARNLGEELPNPELYVRFLLRTEDVTKRVLSAAKHAHTESERRVVVDSVMNVIGMEVSEKDSTLTGIVDAYYAGNEFWLSVYRDYNDVRLVFAPPSSVGKFGWDTDNWMWPRHTGDFSVFRIYANKQNGPADYSPENVPYHPEYVAPISLDGYKEGSFCMTLGYPGSTERYLSSYGIEEMMNGINQAMIDVRGVKQAIWKREMDRHPDIRIKYASKYDESSNYWKNSIGMNKAIRHLKVLEKKRAAEAALRDWIQSHPEEREKLIRLFSSLELNYNNRRETNRTLAYFGESFINGPELVQLALEILNFDFEAEEKLVVTRMKKLLEKYDNLNLSIDKEVFAAMLKEYRSKVDKKYLPAMYLQIDTLYNGNVQTYVDSLYATSQITSPKGLKRFLERDTTYNLIEDPAISLSLDLIVKYYEMNQSVSEASEQIEQDERLFNAAMRRMYADRNFYPDANSTMRLSFGTVCGYSPFDGATFSYYTTVKGIFEKVKEHAGDIDFAVQPDLLALLSSGDFGRYADEKGDMNVCFISNNDITGGNSGSAMFNAKGELLGLAFDGNWEAMSSDIVFEPDLQRCIGVDVRYMLFIMEKYGKAANLIEELKLTR
- a CDS encoding dienelactone hydrolase family protein; the encoded protein is MKQWSILLVFLSLSLSLSAQQGYEKDVFVSSTGDSLPYRMIRPESMKAGKKYPLVLFLHGAGERGNDNERQLTHGGQMFLNPVNREKYPAFVLVPQCPAGSYWAYTERPKSLFPADMPAGQEMSSLTRTLKQLLDTYLAMPEVDKKRIYIVGLSMGAMGTYDLVVRYPEIFAAAVPICGSVNPDRLPAAKEVKFRIFHGDADDVVTVEGSREAYKALKAAGAKVEYIEFPGCNHGSWNPAFNYPGFMEWLFKQKK